A region of Mesorhizobium sp. M3A.F.Ca.ET.080.04.2.1 DNA encodes the following proteins:
- a CDS encoding PQQ-binding-like beta-propeller repeat protein, protein MKRVAAEILREYGPFPGVAKVAGVTFDGEKVWFASGDKLNALDPGTGATQRSIDVAADAGTAFDGKHLYQIAEDRIQKIEPATGKVVATIPAPGNGGDSGLTWAEGSLWVGEYRARKIHQIDPETGKVIRTIESKRVVTGVTWVDGELWHGTWEGDESDIRRIDPQTGEVLQMLEMPAGTGVSGLESDGAGCFFCGGGNSGKVRAVRRPGYEAAE, encoded by the coding sequence ATGAAACGAGTGGCTGCCGAGATCCTGCGTGAATACGGTCCTTTTCCAGGTGTTGCCAAGGTGGCCGGCGTGACCTTCGACGGCGAGAAGGTGTGGTTTGCCTCGGGCGACAAGCTCAATGCGCTCGATCCCGGAACGGGCGCGACGCAACGCTCGATCGACGTCGCCGCCGATGCCGGCACCGCCTTCGACGGCAAGCATCTCTACCAGATTGCCGAGGACCGCATTCAGAAGATCGAACCGGCGACCGGAAAGGTCGTCGCCACCATTCCGGCTCCCGGCAATGGCGGCGATTCAGGGCTTACCTGGGCCGAGGGGTCGCTCTGGGTCGGCGAGTACCGGGCGCGCAAGATCCACCAGATCGATCCCGAAACCGGCAAGGTGATCCGCACCATCGAATCCAAGCGCGTCGTCACCGGCGTCACCTGGGTCGACGGCGAGCTCTGGCACGGCACCTGGGAAGGCGATGAGAGCGATATCCGCCGCATCGATCCGCAGACCGGCGAAGTGCTGCAGATGCTGGAGATGCCGGCCGGAACCGGCGTCTCCGGGCTGGAGTCCGACGGCGCCGGCTGCTTCTTCTGCGGCGGCGGCAACAGCGGCAAGGTCAGGGCCGTGCGCCGTCCGGGATACGAAGCTGCCGAGTAG
- a CDS encoding helix-turn-helix domain-containing protein, producing MDSLINAAGRALAAGDPLGALKRVALREDAPALALRGIAMAQLGDLCKAKTLLKNAARAFSPKEQVARARCVVAEAEIALVSRDLGWPEKALGSARRTLAAHGDRVNAAYAGSLEARRLILIGRLDEAERVLAGFDPAPLPPVARVAHELAAAGIAVRRLRTKAARAALGRATLAAYEANIPALKAEVQAASQVLNARVARLISKGREKSLLLDEVEALLGSGALVVDACRNVVRQAGAVVPLATRPVLFALARTLAEAWPADASRETLLRRAFRARDADESHRARLRVEMGRLRAELGALAEINATAAGFALTPLNAGEVVVLAPPVEEEHGAVLAFLADGESWSSSALAIALGASARTVQRALEELSTRNKVQAVGRGRARRWMMPPITGFPTVLLLPGPLPSD from the coding sequence ATGGACTCCCTGATCAATGCCGCCGGCCGTGCGCTTGCCGCGGGCGATCCGCTGGGCGCCTTGAAGCGGGTTGCCCTGCGCGAGGACGCGCCGGCGCTGGCACTGCGCGGTATCGCGATGGCGCAGCTCGGCGACTTGTGCAAGGCAAAGACGCTGCTGAAGAACGCGGCGCGCGCCTTCAGTCCGAAGGAGCAGGTGGCGCGCGCCCGCTGCGTCGTCGCCGAGGCCGAGATTGCTCTGGTCTCGCGTGACCTCGGCTGGCCGGAGAAGGCCCTCGGATCCGCACGCCGGACGCTTGCCGCACACGGCGACCGGGTAAACGCTGCCTATGCGGGAAGTCTCGAGGCGCGCCGCCTCATCCTGATCGGCCGCCTCGACGAGGCCGAGCGTGTGCTGGCCGGCTTCGATCCGGCGCCGCTGCCGCCGGTCGCGCGCGTGGCGCACGAACTCGCGGCCGCAGGCATCGCGGTTCGGCGTCTGAGGACGAAAGCGGCGCGCGCTGCGCTCGGACGGGCCACGCTCGCCGCCTATGAGGCGAACATCCCGGCGCTGAAGGCCGAGGTCCAAGCCGCCTCGCAGGTGCTGAATGCGCGCGTGGCGCGGCTGATCTCCAAGGGTCGGGAGAAGTCGCTGCTGCTCGATGAAGTCGAGGCGTTGCTGGGCTCGGGCGCGCTGGTCGTGGATGCCTGCCGCAATGTGGTGCGGCAGGCCGGCGCGGTGGTCCCGCTGGCGACGCGGCCGGTGCTGTTTGCCCTGGCGCGCACGCTTGCCGAAGCATGGCCGGCGGACGCATCGCGCGAAACGCTGCTCCGGCGTGCTTTCCGGGCAAGGGATGCCGATGAATCACATCGCGCGCGGCTCAGGGTCGAGATGGGCCGGCTGCGCGCCGAACTCGGCGCATTGGCCGAAATCAACGCGACTGCTGCCGGCTTTGCGCTGACGCCGCTGAACGCCGGCGAGGTCGTCGTGCTGGCGCCCCCGGTCGAGGAAGAGCATGGCGCGGTGCTCGCTTTCCTGGCCGACGGCGAGTCCTGGTCTAGTTCGGCGCTGGCGATCGCGCTTGGCGCCAGCGCCCGCACCGTGCAGCGGGCGCTGGAAGAGCTGTCGACGCGCAACAAGGTTCAGGCGGTCGGCCGCGGCCGGGCGCGCCGCTGGATGATGCCGCCCATAACCGGATTCCCGACTGTCTTGTTACTCCCCGGTCCGCTGCCGAGCGACTAG
- a CDS encoding DUF899 domain-containing protein, with translation MTQQMKTPPIVSQQAWEGAHEEMLVKEKALTRARDALAAERRRMPWMAVEKDYVFEGPNGKASLLDLFEGRRQLVVYRAFFEPGVYGWPEHACRGCSLGADMVGNLAHLNARDTTLAYASRAPQADIARLKKRMGWEMPWYTITDSWDKDFGVDEWHGHNVFIHDGNRIFRTYFVNNRGDEAFGTVWSYLDVTPLGRQEVWEDSPEGYPQTQTYKWWNWHDNYEEGAAPDQRWVEVSDAGEAAFRNKSA, from the coding sequence ATGACCCAGCAGATGAAGACACCCCCAATCGTTTCGCAGCAAGCCTGGGAAGGCGCACACGAGGAGATGCTGGTGAAGGAGAAAGCCCTCACCCGCGCCCGCGACGCGCTCGCCGCCGAACGCCGCCGCATGCCGTGGATGGCGGTCGAGAAGGACTATGTGTTCGAAGGGCCGAACGGCAAGGCGAGCCTGCTCGATTTGTTCGAGGGCCGCCGCCAGCTCGTCGTCTACCGCGCCTTCTTCGAGCCAGGCGTCTATGGCTGGCCGGAGCATGCCTGCCGCGGCTGCTCGCTCGGCGCCGACATGGTCGGCAACCTTGCCCATCTCAACGCCCGCGACACCACGCTTGCCTATGCCTCGCGCGCGCCGCAGGCCGACATCGCCCGGCTGAAGAAGCGGATGGGCTGGGAGATGCCCTGGTACACCATCACCGACAGCTGGGACAAGGATTTCGGCGTCGACGAGTGGCACGGCCACAACGTCTTCATCCATGACGGCAATCGCATCTTCCGCACCTATTTCGTCAACAATCGCGGCGACGAGGCTTTTGGCACGGTGTGGAGCTATCTCGACGTCACCCCGCTCGGCCGCCAGGAGGTGTGGGAGGATTCGCCCGAGGGCTATCCGCAGACACAGACCTACAAGTGGTGGAACTGGCACGACAACTACGAGGAAGGTGCGGCGCCCGACCAGAGATGGGTCGAGGTCTCGGATGCCGGCGAAGCGGCGTTCCGCAACAAGAGCGCCTGA
- a CDS encoding GlxA family transcriptional regulator: MKSANGTAETTRLKIGFVLARSFTLSAFALFVDTLRLASDEADRSGRIFADWQVLASTRHLITSSCGVQVAPTSDLVDPKLFDYVVVVGGLLNNEFPVDDETVRYLKKAAASKVPLIGVCTGTFILADAGLMKYHRTCVSWLHYQAFRQRFPDHEVRADRIFNLDRTRGSCAGGSSAADMAASIVRRHISERAERNALEVLQIDKARSALHIQPRRPLAIECNDPRLQAALISMESHLENTLSISQIAASVGLSRRQLERLFMEQAKSSPAVIYKRVRLERAKQLLLETSVPMVEIAIEVGFENASHFSRAFRETFGVPPSKVRSAVPN; this comes from the coding sequence ATGAAGTCCGCGAACGGAACTGCCGAAACCACTCGACTGAAGATCGGTTTCGTCCTTGCCCGCTCCTTCACACTTTCAGCCTTCGCGCTGTTCGTCGACACGCTCCGGCTGGCCAGCGACGAGGCGGACAGGTCCGGCAGGATCTTCGCCGATTGGCAGGTCCTGGCGAGCACCCGGCACCTGATCACCTCGAGCTGCGGCGTGCAGGTCGCGCCGACGTCGGATCTGGTGGACCCCAAGCTGTTCGACTATGTCGTGGTGGTGGGGGGACTCTTGAACAACGAGTTTCCGGTCGACGACGAGACGGTCCGCTATCTGAAGAAAGCGGCCGCAAGCAAGGTTCCGCTGATCGGTGTCTGTACCGGAACCTTCATCCTGGCAGACGCCGGCCTGATGAAGTACCACCGGACCTGCGTCAGCTGGCTGCATTACCAGGCGTTTCGCCAGCGTTTCCCGGATCACGAGGTCAGGGCGGACCGCATCTTCAACCTCGACCGCACGAGGGGATCGTGCGCCGGCGGCAGCAGCGCGGCCGACATGGCGGCGTCGATCGTCAGGCGCCACATCAGTGAACGCGCCGAGCGGAATGCCCTCGAAGTGCTGCAGATCGACAAGGCGCGCTCGGCCTTGCACATCCAGCCGCGCCGGCCGCTGGCGATCGAATGCAACGATCCGCGCCTCCAGGCGGCGCTGATCTCGATGGAGAGCCATCTCGAAAACACGCTGTCGATTTCCCAGATCGCGGCATCGGTCGGATTATCGCGGCGGCAGCTGGAGCGCCTGTTCATGGAGCAGGCAAAGAGCTCGCCTGCCGTCATCTACAAGAGAGTGCGTCTCGAGCGGGCAAAGCAACTGCTGCTCGAAACCAGCGTCCCGATGGTCGAGATCGCCATCGAGGTCGGCTTCGAGAACGCCTCGCACTTCTCCAGAGCCTTTCGCGAGACATTCGGCGTGCCGCCGAGCAAAGTCAGGTCGGCCGTTCCAAATTGA
- a CDS encoding phospholipase D-like domain-containing protein codes for MFEAIASHWSQLILILSLGMAAVGIVHAIMTKEDVRAATGWVGVMLLSPFLGAIIYAIAGINRIRRATISAMRPSVGGTSGPEHDRDVALERLVGAQYGQRFAGLKILGDRVARRPLTSGNTIAVLETGDEAYMAMCRAIDGAQRSVLLETYIFDNDAVGQMFVQSLAAAVKRGVTVRVLIDAVGVRYSVPSIFKQLHEANVTTDLFNGNLLMGLRLPYANLRTHRKILVVDGMVAFTGGMNIRKGFSAEFAGSDSSRDTHFEVTGPIVGELFAVAAEDWRFAGNEALTGEIWQVERASPPPGQPMLVRAVATGPDASNETNHKLMMGAFSVARKSIRIMSPYFLPDRELISALTTAGRRGVEIDIVVPAVNNLFLVDHAMTAQFDQVLKHYCRVWRHEGPFDHSKLMAIDGVWAYVGSSNLDARSLRLNFEIDMEVLDANFAAAIDARIGAAMASAQPVTLQTLRARPFIIRVFDRLLWLGSPYL; via the coding sequence ATGTTCGAGGCGATTGCGAGTCACTGGTCCCAGCTCATCCTGATCCTCTCGCTGGGGATGGCGGCGGTCGGCATCGTCCATGCCATCATGACGAAGGAAGACGTGCGCGCGGCCACCGGCTGGGTGGGCGTGATGCTCCTGTCTCCGTTCCTCGGAGCGATCATCTACGCCATCGCCGGCATCAACCGCATCCGCCGCGCGACGATCAGCGCCATGCGTCCGTCGGTCGGCGGGACGAGCGGGCCCGAGCATGACCGCGACGTGGCGCTGGAAAGGCTGGTCGGCGCGCAATATGGCCAGCGCTTCGCCGGGCTGAAGATATTGGGAGACAGGGTCGCGCGGCGTCCGCTGACCTCGGGCAACACGATCGCCGTGCTCGAAACCGGCGACGAAGCTTACATGGCGATGTGCCGGGCGATCGACGGGGCGCAAAGAAGCGTCCTTCTCGAGACCTACATCTTCGACAATGACGCGGTCGGGCAGATGTTCGTGCAATCGCTGGCCGCCGCAGTCAAACGCGGCGTCACCGTGCGCGTGCTGATCGATGCCGTCGGCGTGCGCTATTCCGTGCCCAGCATCTTCAAACAGCTGCACGAGGCCAACGTCACGACCGACCTCTTCAACGGCAACCTGCTGATGGGGCTGAGGCTCCCCTATGCCAATCTCAGGACCCACAGGAAGATCCTGGTCGTCGACGGCATGGTGGCGTTCACGGGAGGCATGAACATCCGCAAGGGGTTCTCGGCCGAATTCGCCGGCTCCGACAGCTCCAGGGACACGCATTTCGAGGTGACCGGGCCGATCGTAGGAGAGCTGTTCGCGGTCGCCGCGGAGGACTGGCGCTTCGCCGGCAACGAGGCCCTGACGGGAGAAATCTGGCAGGTCGAAAGAGCTTCGCCGCCGCCTGGCCAACCGATGCTTGTGCGGGCGGTGGCGACCGGCCCGGATGCTTCGAACGAAACCAACCACAAACTGATGATGGGGGCGTTCTCGGTCGCGCGCAAATCGATCCGCATCATGTCGCCCTATTTCCTGCCGGATCGCGAGCTGATCAGCGCGCTGACGACGGCCGGCCGACGTGGCGTCGAGATCGACATCGTCGTGCCGGCGGTGAACAACCTCTTCCTGGTCGACCACGCCATGACGGCCCAGTTCGACCAGGTGCTGAAGCACTATTGCCGGGTCTGGCGCCACGAAGGCCCGTTCGACCATTCGAAATTGATGGCGATCGACGGCGTCTGGGCCTATGTCGGCTCGTCCAATCTAGATGCCCGCTCGCTGAGGCTGAATTTCGAGATCGACATGGAGGTGTTGGATGCCAATTTTGCTGCCGCCATCGACGCCCGCATCGGCGCGGCGATGGCTTCGGCGCAACCGGTGACACTGCAGACATTAAGGGCCCGGCCGTTCATCATCCGCGTCTTCGACCGGTTGCTGTGGCTGGGATCGCCCTATCTTTAG
- a CDS encoding endonuclease/exonuclease/phosphatase family protein — MKKNGRSLPETVLLTIRRRKARKAISTPRQRIDDAGMVVASYNVHKCIGTDRQFDPERTARVIREISPDVIALQEADSRFGDRTGLLDLNRLEMETGLVPVPVTGNGKAHGWRGNVLLFKRGTVRDVHQIKLPGLEPRGALVAEIDLDENRSLRVIAAHLGLLRRSRSEQARVVLDIMSSADERPTLLLGDLNEWRLGNRSALNTLHSTFDPTPPAVPTFPSGLPVLALDRIMGNRNGMVSAVEAHDTPLSRVASDHLPLTAFVHL, encoded by the coding sequence ATGAAGAAGAACGGACGCAGCCTCCCGGAGACAGTGCTGTTGACGATCCGCCGCAGAAAGGCGCGGAAGGCGATTTCGACGCCGCGCCAGCGGATAGACGACGCCGGGATGGTGGTCGCTTCCTACAACGTCCACAAATGCATCGGCACCGACCGGCAATTCGATCCCGAACGGACAGCCCGCGTCATCCGCGAGATCAGCCCCGACGTGATCGCGCTGCAGGAGGCCGACAGCCGCTTCGGCGACCGGACCGGGCTGCTCGACCTCAACCGGCTGGAAATGGAAACCGGGCTGGTGCCGGTGCCGGTCACGGGAAACGGCAAGGCGCATGGCTGGCGCGGCAATGTGCTTCTGTTCAAGCGCGGCACCGTGCGCGACGTCCATCAGATCAAGCTGCCGGGCCTGGAGCCGCGCGGGGCGCTGGTTGCCGAGATCGATCTCGACGAGAACCGGTCGCTGCGCGTGATCGCGGCGCATCTCGGCCTGCTGCGCCGCTCGCGCTCGGAACAGGCGCGCGTAGTGCTCGACATCATGAGCAGCGCGGATGAAAGGCCGACGCTGCTGCTCGGCGACCTCAACGAGTGGCGGCTCGGCAACCGCTCGGCGCTCAACACGCTGCACTCGACTTTCGACCCCACGCCGCCGGCGGTGCCCACCTTTCCGTCAGGCCTGCCGGTGCTGGCGCTGGACCGGATCATGGGCAACCGGAACGGCATGGTTTCGGCAGTGGAAGCACACGACACGCCGCTGTCGCGCGTGGCCTCCGATCATTTGCCACTGACGGCCTTCGTGCATCTCTAG
- a CDS encoding glycoside hydrolase family 127 protein has product MTASQTAAAPAKPKLAFRPLPVPQVDVRGFWGDRVDAVAAKTAGILYDRCVEARMLEQIDPDRPSPGVVIPFHVSDGFTSRTVTTQMFWDSDWGKTIETAAYSLYRRRNPDLEAKIDAVIDMYGKLQQADGYLSSWYQRIQPGLRWTNLRDCHELYCAGHLIEGAVAYYQATGKRKLLDIMSRYADHIADTFGPEPGKRKGYCGHEEIELALVRLARVTGNRKYMELAKYFIDQRGQQPHYFDEEAVARGADPKDFHFKTYEYNQSHKPVREQDKVVGHAVRAMYLYSGMADIATEYGDDTLKVALERLWDDLTTKSLYVTGGLGPSADNEGFTNDYDLPNDTAYAETCASVGLVFWASRMLGMGPNARYADMMERSLYNGSISGLSLDGSLFFYENPLESRGGHHRWKWHRCPCCPPNIGRMVASIGSYFYGLADDALAVHLYGDSTARFEIAGRPVSLVQTSNYPWDGAVAIAVEAEAPVAFTLHLRIPAWCRRAALRVNGKMVDLETATVEGYAAIRREWRQGDRVELDLEMSMARLFANPHVRQDIGRVALARGPLIYCVEETDNGSGLNRIALPRTAVLEAHKEPNLLGGIVTLSVVGERAEAENWGRDLYRPEPPVTQEMQLKAVPYFAWDNRDPGEMLVWLREGEG; this is encoded by the coding sequence ATGACCGCATCGCAAACCGCCGCCGCACCTGCCAAGCCGAAGCTCGCCTTCCGGCCGCTGCCGGTGCCGCAGGTCGATGTCCGCGGCTTCTGGGGCGACCGCGTCGACGCGGTTGCCGCCAAGACCGCCGGCATCCTCTACGACCGCTGCGTCGAGGCGCGCATGCTGGAGCAGATCGATCCCGACCGGCCGTCGCCGGGCGTCGTCATCCCCTTCCATGTCAGCGACGGCTTCACCTCGCGCACCGTCACCACGCAGATGTTCTGGGATTCCGACTGGGGCAAGACCATCGAGACTGCCGCCTATTCGCTCTACCGGCGCCGCAATCCCGATCTGGAAGCGAAGATCGACGCCGTCATCGACATGTATGGCAAGCTGCAGCAGGCGGACGGCTATCTCTCCAGCTGGTACCAGCGCATCCAGCCCGGCCTGCGCTGGACCAACCTGCGCGACTGCCACGAGCTCTATTGCGCCGGCCATCTGATCGAGGGCGCGGTCGCCTATTACCAGGCGACGGGAAAACGCAAGCTGCTCGACATCATGAGCCGCTATGCCGACCACATCGCCGACACCTTCGGTCCAGAGCCGGGCAAGAGAAAGGGCTATTGCGGCCATGAGGAGATCGAGCTGGCGCTGGTCAGGCTCGCTCGCGTCACCGGCAACCGGAAATACATGGAGCTGGCGAAATACTTCATCGACCAGCGCGGCCAGCAGCCGCATTATTTCGACGAGGAGGCGGTGGCGCGCGGCGCCGATCCCAAGGATTTCCACTTCAAGACCTACGAATACAACCAGTCGCACAAGCCGGTGCGCGAGCAGGACAAGGTCGTCGGCCACGCCGTGCGGGCGATGTATCTCTATTCCGGCATGGCCGACATCGCGACCGAATATGGCGACGACACACTCAAGGTGGCGCTCGAGCGGCTTTGGGACGATCTCACGACGAAGAGCCTCTACGTGACTGGCGGCCTCGGTCCATCGGCCGACAATGAGGGCTTCACCAACGACTACGACCTGCCCAACGACACCGCCTATGCCGAGACTTGCGCCTCGGTCGGCCTGGTGTTCTGGGCCAGCCGCATGCTCGGCATGGGTCCCAACGCCCGCTATGCCGACATGATGGAGCGGTCGCTCTACAACGGCTCGATCTCGGGCCTCTCGCTCGACGGCTCGCTGTTCTTCTACGAGAATCCGCTGGAGAGCCGGGGCGGCCACCATCGCTGGAAATGGCACCGCTGCCCGTGCTGTCCGCCCAATATCGGTCGCATGGTGGCTTCGATCGGCAGCTATTTCTACGGCCTCGCCGACGATGCGCTGGCCGTCCATCTCTACGGCGACTCGACCGCCCGTTTCGAGATCGCCGGCCGGCCGGTCAGCCTCGTCCAGACCAGCAACTATCCCTGGGACGGCGCGGTCGCGATCGCGGTCGAGGCCGAGGCGCCGGTGGCGTTCACGCTTCACCTGCGCATACCCGCCTGGTGTCGCAGGGCCGCACTGCGGGTGAACGGCAAGATGGTCGATCTCGAGACGGCAACGGTCGAGGGCTACGCCGCGATCCGGCGCGAGTGGCGCCAGGGCGACCGCGTCGAGCTCGACCTCGAAATGTCGATGGCGCGCCTCTTCGCCAACCCGCATGTGCGCCAGGACATCGGCCGCGTGGCGCTCGCGCGCGGGCCGCTAATCTATTGCGTCGAGGAGACCGACAATGGCAGCGGGCTGAATCGCATCGCCCTGCCGCGCACGGCCGTGCTCGAGGCGCACAAGGAGCCGAACCTGCTTGGCGGCATCGTCACCCTCTCGGTGGTCGGCGAGCGGGCCGAGGCGGAGAACTGGGGCAGGGATCTCTACCGCCCCGAGCCGCCGGTGACGCAGGAGATGCAGCTCAAGGCGGTCCCCTATTTCGCCTGGGACAATCGTGATCCCGGCGAGATGCTGGTCTGGTTGAGGGAAGGTGAGGGCTGA
- a CDS encoding carbohydrate ABC transporter permease, producing the protein MAEAMSRSRKAAFSFGRHSTGIIASVLFLAPIVWTVLSTFKPAQEARQPPLPPWPTTGFSIENYQTLNSFGDGLWASAQNSIYVSVMTVLLSVLVSVLAGYGFSRFRFPFRDFFFVLILSTIMIPFQSILTPIFLVLTRLGLHNTLTGLVCVYVTLQLPFSIFMMRNAFDAVPREIEEAARMDGANNVTMLVKVMLPLVWPGVVTIALFAFLGAWNEFLAALVLMTDQSKFTLPVMMTALQSGRFGAIDWGAVQAGVTVMMVPCLILFLALQRFYIRGLMAGAVK; encoded by the coding sequence ATGGCCGAGGCGATGTCCCGCAGCCGCAAGGCGGCCTTCAGCTTCGGCAGGCATTCCACCGGCATCATCGCCTCGGTGCTGTTCCTGGCGCCGATCGTGTGGACGGTGCTGTCGACCTTCAAGCCGGCGCAGGAGGCGCGCCAGCCGCCGCTGCCGCCCTGGCCGACGACCGGCTTCTCGATCGAGAATTACCAGACGCTGAACAGCTTCGGCGACGGGCTCTGGGCCTCGGCGCAGAACAGCATCTACGTGTCCGTGATGACGGTGCTGCTCTCGGTGCTGGTCAGCGTGCTTGCCGGCTACGGCTTCTCGCGCTTCCGCTTCCCCTTCCGGGACTTCTTCTTCGTCCTCATCCTGTCGACGATCATGATTCCGTTCCAGTCGATCCTGACGCCGATCTTCCTGGTGCTGACCAGGCTCGGCCTGCACAACACGCTGACCGGCCTGGTCTGCGTCTACGTCACGCTGCAGCTGCCGTTCTCGATCTTCATGATGCGCAACGCCTTCGACGCGGTGCCCCGCGAGATCGAGGAGGCCGCGCGCATGGACGGCGCCAACAACGTCACCATGCTGGTCAAGGTGATGCTGCCGCTGGTCTGGCCGGGCGTCGTCACCATCGCGCTGTTTGCCTTCCTCGGCGCCTGGAACGAGTTCCTGGCCGCGCTCGTGCTGATGACCGACCAGTCCAAATTCACGCTGCCGGTGATGATGACCGCACTGCAGTCCGGCCGCTTCGGCGCCATCGACTGGGGCGCCGTGCAGGCCGGCGTCACCGTGATGATGGTGCCCTGCCTGATCCTGTTCCTGGCGCTGCAGCGCTTCTACATCCGCGGCCTCATGGCCGGGGCCGTCAAATAA
- a CDS encoding sugar ABC transporter permease, translated as MTSIAATASSARARKLVGVSRRQWVGLLYVLPAVALVTVFFVIPLGMTAWMSLNNWPLMGEHAFIGFDNYVAILRDNRFWNALKFTFYYTVIVTIAIFAVAFPLAIFIERPRPLTNLYRTAFFMPAVVGFASASLLWSWLLNVDSGLFSPAALDLGLTEKKVNLLATFQPAFWSIIAMVVWKVAGFTMIILMTGLQSIPQDLQEAAVIDGAGPFARFRAITLPLMRRTLALALILSVAGSILAFDQFYIILRGGPRNQTLTAVYWIFNQSFVSFKLGYGAALSMVLLLILVALSLIQLWLLRKPEGLD; from the coding sequence ATGACGTCCATCGCAGCAACAGCCTCTTCCGCCCGCGCCCGCAAACTGGTTGGCGTCAGCCGCCGGCAATGGGTGGGCTTGCTCTATGTCCTGCCTGCCGTCGCCCTAGTCACCGTCTTCTTCGTCATCCCGCTCGGCATGACCGCCTGGATGTCGCTCAACAACTGGCCGCTGATGGGCGAGCATGCCTTTATCGGCTTCGACAATTACGTCGCCATCCTGCGCGACAACCGCTTCTGGAACGCGCTCAAATTCACCTTCTACTATACGGTGATCGTCACCATCGCGATCTTCGCCGTCGCCTTTCCGCTCGCAATCTTCATCGAGCGGCCGCGTCCGCTCACCAATCTCTACCGCACCGCCTTCTTCATGCCGGCGGTGGTGGGCTTCGCCTCGGCCAGCCTGCTCTGGTCCTGGCTGCTCAACGTCGATTCCGGCCTGTTCAGCCCGGCGGCCCTCGATCTCGGCCTGACCGAGAAGAAGGTCAATCTGCTCGCCACCTTCCAGCCGGCCTTCTGGTCGATCATCGCCATGGTGGTCTGGAAGGTCGCCGGCTTCACCATGATCATCCTGATGACCGGCCTGCAGTCGATCCCGCAGGATTTGCAAGAAGCCGCCGTCATCGATGGCGCCGGCCCCTTTGCCAGGTTCAGGGCCATCACCTTGCCGCTGATGCGCCGCACGCTGGCGCTGGCGCTGATCCTGTCGGTCGCCGGCTCGATCCTCGCCTTCGACCAGTTCTACATCATCCTGCGCGGCGGCCCGCGCAACCAGACGCTGACGGCCGTCTACTGGATCTTCAACCAGTCCTTCGTCTCGTTCAAGCTTGGCTACGGCGCGGCACTGTCCATGGTGCTGCTCTTGATCCTGGTGGCGCTCAGCCTCATCCAGCTCTGGCTGCTGCGCAAGCCCGAGGGGCTCGACTGA